Proteins encoded within one genomic window of Saccharomyces mikatae IFO 1815 strain IFO1815 genome assembly, chromosome: 15:
- the OSW1 gene encoding Osw1p (similar to Saccharomyces cerevisiae OSW1 (YOR255W); ancestral locus Anc_8.700) → MRAPPSPRKSRSGHLLYLYFRLRQCFRCQGLRRRWHIHKLHIHQYNTRWNLSPLSETRIEDMINVPSGLCSESAKRKPLLIARFSKGCQESPRVYVLQRNNLSRLRLSKRKYALRFYHSNFFGKDSKINEGSIYDIQHQQCAETVRKIKKVAAKHADIKIIFHDKNTIRSDKLRGGNIRKLHMPGVLEEEEEDSSSVYIRFCDNHSLRVKDYHSLNRHSNKSHLQKRSNVAISKSKFFARLFEEEPLQEKKSTEKKSDAIMIKEFHNYRVVSFSRVI, encoded by the coding sequence ATGAGAGCACCACCTTCGCCAAGAAAGTCTAGATCTGGTCATTTGCTTTATCTATATTTTCGACTTCGTCAATGTTTTCGCTGTCAGGGATTGAGGAGGAGATGGCACATCCACAAACTGCATATTCATCAATACAATACTCGCTGGAACTTAAGTCCCCTTTCCGAAACACGCATCGAAGATATGATAAACGTGCCTTCTGGTTTGTGTTCAGAAAGTgctaaaagaaaaccgCTACTAATAGCGAGGTTTTCAAAGGGCTGTCAAGAATCACCGAGGGTGTATGTGCTgcaaagaaataatttgTCCCGTTTAAGATtaagtaaaagaaaatatgccCTACGGTTCTATCACAGCAATTTCTTTGGTAAggattcaaaaataaatgaagGAAGTATCTACGATATTCAACATCAACAGTGTGCAGAAACAGtcagaaaaataaaaaaagttgcAGCAAAGCATGCAGAtatcaaaataatatttcatGATAAGAATACTATAAGAAGTGACAAATTGAGAGGAGGAAATATTAGGAAACTGCATATGCCCGGTgttcttgaagaagaagaggaggattcttcttcagtatATATTCGGTTCTGTGATAATCATTCCCTGAGGGTTAAAGATTATCACTCCTTGAATAGGCATTCTAACAAATCTCATTTACAAAAGCGAAGCAATGTTGCAATTAGTAAATCTAAATTTTTTGCAAGGCTTTTCGAGGAGGAACCATtgcaggaaaaaaagagtacagagaagaaaagtgaTGCGATTATGATTAAAGAATTTCACAATTATCGTGTCGTTTCCTTCTCTCGTGTCATTTAA
- the TRE2 gene encoding putative zinc metalloprotease (similar to Saccharomyces cerevisiae TRE2 (YOR256C) and TRE1 (YPL176C); ancestral locus Anc_8.702) codes for MRNSYQLVASTDFEHDYTIPTASSSHTLLMNQNLDGIPPDSTDIDNMPPPEPPSYEFDIEDSYNDLNKRSHLQRVSIGFQKNILEPLMENIIHPFFQILKFVQDKTDYYLSKIGNPFILRRFFYIILMSFVAYYVLSSDYLLNEKASGLRGMFSQHDILFQYAKKSVDMAKFERDLEYISSMPHGSGTKGDAVINQYIQDSFDNNGLKVVRQMGCLVYSNYPGNVTISYYDNENEKHDLRLSTENFNPLSSNGKLSKVSLIYGGKGTTNDLQNLKNSKTIEDGKDYVLLLNYDEIVSQQVLIAEKFGAKAVIFISEPYGDNIDVIQSKPVGLPQYSTGDASTPTWFHPNVEEEDPKFWRLAHIPTIPISTRQGRKLLSLLSSGGTTVDGFSNDHTHSGKMGDVLIDLDLQNNVREKHLVSNIVGKIEGREQSDKAIIIAASRNSMNFGTTYPNFGTAALLSILQLFQEIKYKFDWKPLRNIYFISFGGSEFNYAGSSSLFEQRLIPLKDEIYSVIDISQLGIPFGERHEDGKTEEGLNIETHPLLKKFFKSNGGHLNFDVSVDNVHHYGDWTPFLANGIPVSVISSNSTRNRFPPVETSEDTFEHFEKILESKQTQETIKDLLIYLLRITMKLVDDPLLHFDIISYVEDIDERLQKLEHAYPEKLNFTSVIKGLLFWKKIGNEWASWTQGWENIVWSHGDGVEPSLLSINRWTWNKKLTNIGRRTCSPAGLPNRSFYKNILFGPTLIQENKPNNDGNVDFWTFPGVMDAIYDDDWKRAQEQVDLIGNVLHQSAVLFIEENNDIGYK; via the coding sequence ATGAGGAATAGTTATCAACTCGTGGCAAGTACAGACTTTGAGCATGATTATACTATACCTACTGCATCTTCATCACATACTCTGCTAATGAACCAAAATCTTGATGGAATTCCACCTGATAGTACAGATATTGATAATATGCCCCCACCTGAACCGCCTTCATATGAATTTGATATAGAAGATTCTTACAATGACCTAAACAAAAGGTCGCATCTACAAAGGGTGTCTATCGGATTccagaaaaatattttagAACCTTTAATGGAGAATATCATTCATCCgtttttccaaatattAAAGTTCGTTCAAGACAAAACAGACTATTATTTAAGTAAAATCGGAAACCCCTTCATACTTcgaagatttttttacatCATTTTGATGTCTTTTGTTGCATATTATGTCTTGTCAAGTGATTATTTGCTTAACGAAAAAGCATCTGGATTAAGAGGGATGTTTTCTCAACATGATATACTATTTCAGTATGCCAAGAAATCCGTGGATATGGCTAAGTTTGAGAGAGATTTAGAATATATTAGTAGCATGCCCCATGGATCCGGAACAAAGGGTGATGCTGTAATCAATCAATACATTCAAGACTCTTTTGACAATAATGGGCTGAAAGTAGTTAGACAAATGGGATGCCTGGTTTATTCTAATTATCCTGGTAATGTAACAATTTCGTACTATGATAACGAAAATGAGAAGCATGACTTAAGACTGTCGAcagaaaattttaatcCTTTGAGTTCCAATGGGAAACTATCCAAAGTGAGTTTAATTTACGGAGGCAAGGGTACCACAAACGATTTACAGAATTTAAAGAATTCGAAAACAATAGAAGATGGGAAAGACTATGTGCTTCTACTGAATTatgatgaaattgttaGTCAACAGGTGCTAATTGCTGAGAAATTTGGAGCTAAAGCAGTGATCTTCATATCTGAACCGTACGGAGATAACATAGACGTTATTCAATCAAAGCCTGTAGGATTGCCACAGTATTCAACTGGTGATGCATCAACTCCAACCTGGTTTCACCCTAatgtagaagaagaagatccAAAATTTTGGCGTTTAGCTCATATTCCGACTATCCCGATATCCACAAGGCAAGGGCGAAAGTTATTATCACTTCTATCTTCAGGCGGGACAACAGTTGATGGATTTAGCAACGATCATACTCATAGTGGGAAAATGGGTGACGTATTAATCGATTTGGATTTGCAAAATAATGTCAGGGAAAAGCATCTTGTCTCTAATATTGTTGGTAAAATCGAAGGAAGAGAACAGTCAGATAAGGCCATAATAATTGCTGCATCAAGAAATTCTATGAATTTTGGGACCACTTATCCCAATTTCGGTACAGCTGCATTGTTATCTATATTGCAGCTATTTCAAGAGATAAAATATAAGTTTGATTGGAAACCATTGAGAAATATCTACTTTATTTCATTTGGTGGCTCCGAGTTTAATTATGCTGGATCTTCCAGTCTCTTTGAACAAAGGCTAATACCCTTAAAAGATGAAATCTATTCTGTGATTGACATTAGTCAACTAGGTATCCCCTTTGGTGAAAGACACGAGGATGGTAAAACAGAAGAGGGGTTAAATATCGAGACACATCCTTTATTAaagaagtttttcaaaagtaaCGGTGGGCATCTAAACTTCGATGTATCAGTGGACAATGTACACCACTATGGTGACTGGACCCCGTTCCTCGCTAATGGTATTCCTGTGTCTGTAATATCTTCCAATTCGACAAGGAATCGTTTTCCTCCAGTTGAAACTTCAGAGGATACATTTGAACACTTTGAGAAGATTTTAGAAAGTAAACAGACTCAGGAGACAATCAAGGACTTGTTAATATATCTTTTGCGTATTACTATGAAATTGGTTGATGATCCGCTACTACATTTTGATATAATAAGTTATGTTGAAGACATTGATGAACGATTACAAAAGTTAGAGCATGCGTATCCTGAAAAACTAAATTTCACGTCAGTAATTAAGGGTTTGTtattttggaagaagatCGGTAATGAGTGGGCATCATGGACTCAAGGTTGGGAAAACATAGTGTGGTCACATGGTGATGGTGTGGAGCCCTCCTTACtttcaattaatagatggACGTGGAATAAGAAATTGACCAACATAGGTAGAAGAACATGCTCTCCAGCAGGTCTACCGAATAGATCATTTTACAAGAACATTTTATTTGGACCAACACTGATACAGGAGAATAAACCTAATAATGACGGGAATGTGGACTTTTGGACATTTCCTGGAGTGATGGATGCAAtttatgatgatgattgGAAGAGAGCACAGGAACAAGTTGACCTCATCGGCAACGTGCTTCATCAGTCAGCTGTATTATTTATCGAGGAGAATAATGACATCGGGTATAAGTAA
- the CDC31 gene encoding centrin (similar to Saccharomyces cerevisiae CDC31 (YOR257W); ancestral locus Anc_8.705), which produces MSKNRSSLQSGPLNNELLEEQKQEIYEAFSLFDMNNDGFLDYHELKVAMKALGFELPKREILDLIDEYDSEGRHLMKYDDFYIVMGEKILKRDPLDEIKRAFQLFDDDHTGKISIKNLRRVAKELGETLTDEELRAMIEEFDLDGDGEINENEFIAICTDS; this is translated from the coding sequence ATGAGTAAGAACAGATCATCATTGCAGTCTGGTCCACTCAATAATGAGTTACTGGAAGagcaaaaacaagaaatatatgAGGCGTTTTCATTGTTCGATATGAACAATGACGGATTCCTCGATTACCATGAACTGAAGGTAGCGATGAAGGCTTTGGGATTTGAATTACCCAAGAGAGAGATACTCGACTTAATAGACGAATATGATAGTGAAGGGCGGcatttgatgaaatatgatgatttttatattgtaATGGgggaaaaaatattgaaaagagatCCCTTAGATGAAATAAAGAGAGCATTTCAATTATTCGATGATGATCATACTGGAAAGATAAGCATTAAGAACTTAAGGCGTGTAGCCAAAGAATTGGGAGAAACATTGACAGACGAGGAGCTGAGAGCGATGATTGAAGAGTTCGATCTGGATGGCGATGGCGAgattaatgaaaatgaattcATAGCTATTTGTACCGATAGTTAA
- the HNT3 gene encoding DNA 5'-adenosine monophosphate hydrolase (similar to Saccharomyces cerevisiae HNT3 (YOR258W); ancestral locus Anc_8.707): MSWRYALEKYVAHPETIGDGTVVYFDDKVSIIRDSFPKSECHLLILPRLTQLSRSHPAKVIDGKFKNKFEPYIDCAINYIFKHFQEKFRVQKSDENNPNFDGDILEDKDKFVSRFLQIGVHSVPSMKNLHIHVISRDFHSVRLKNKKHYNSFNTKFFISWDDLPLSGKILDTDKNIETKYLKDHDLFCCYCQENFGNKFSLLKKHLDVEFNKNFELK; encoded by the coding sequence ATGTCGTGGAGATATGCTTTGGAAAAGTATGTTGCTCATCCGGAAACGATAGGTGATGGTACAGTAGTCTACTTTGATGACAAAGTGTCTATAATTCGGGATTCATTTCCTAAATCAGAGTGCcatttattaatattacCACGATTAACGCAGTTGAGTAGAAGTCATCCCGCTAAAGTAATTGATGGTAAGTTTAAGAATAAATTTGAACCATATATTGATTGTGCTATTAACTACATTTTTAAACACTTTCAAGAGAAGTTTCGAGTTCAGAAaagtgatgaaaataaCCCCAATTTTGATGGTGACATCTTAGAGGACAAAGACAAGTTTGTAAGCCGTTTTTTACAGATCGGGGTACACAGTGTGCcctcaatgaaaaatttacatATTCACGTAATATCTAGAGATTTCCATTCGGTAAGgttgaagaataaaaaacattatAATTCATTCAATACTAAGTTCTTCATTAGTTGGGATGATTTACCGTTAAGTGGGAAAATATTGGATACTGACAAGAACATTGAGACCAAGTACCTGAAAGATCACGATTTATTTTGCTGCTACTGCCAGGAAAACTTTGGTAACAAATTTAGCTTGCTAAAGAAACATTTAGATGTGGAGTTCAATAAAAACTTTGAGCTAAAATAA
- the RPT4 gene encoding proteasome regulatory particle base subunit RPT4 (similar to Saccharomyces cerevisiae RPT4 (YOR259C); ancestral locus Anc_8.708), producing MSEEQDPLLAGLGETPANDGAQQPQDQQPEQPQETEEQREEHSPKLDPEQEAHNKALNQFKRKLLEHRRYDDQLKQRRQNIRDLEKLYDKTENDIKALQSIGQLIGEVMKELSEEKYIVKASSGPRYIVGVRNSVNRSKLKKGVRVTLDITTLTIMRILPRETDPLVYNMTSFEQGEITFDGIGGLTDQIRELREVIELPLKNPEIFQRVGIKPPKGVLLYGPPGTGKTLLAKAVAATIGANFIFSPASGIVDKYIGESARIIREMFAYAKEHEPCIIFMDEVDAIGGRRFSEGTSADREIQRTLMELLTQMDGFDNLGQTKIIMATNRPDTLDPALLRPGRLDRKVEIPLPNEAGRLEIFKIHTAKVKKTGEFDFEAAVKMSDGFNGADIRNCATEAGFFAIRDDRDHINPDDLMKAVRKVAEVKKLEGTIEYQKL from the coding sequence ATGAGTGAGGAACAGGATCCTTTACTAGCAGGATTGGGAGAAACACCCGCCAATGATGGTGCTCAACAGCCTCAGGACCAGCAACCAGAACAGCCACAAGAGACGGAAGAGCAACGTGAAGAGCATTCTCCTAAATTAGATCCCGAGCAGGAGGCTCACAACAAGGCCCTGAatcaattcaaaagaaagttgCTAGAACACAGAAGATATGACGATCAATTAAAGCAGCGCCGTCAAAATATACGAGATCTAGAGAAGCTATATGACAAAACTGAGAATGACATCAAGGCCTTACAAAGTATTGGCCAATTGATTGGTGAAGTTATGAAGGAACTATCTGAAGAGAAATATATAGTCAAGGCTTCTTCGGGTCCACGTTATATTGTCGGAGTTAGGAATTCGGTAAATCGTTCAAAGTTGAAGAAGGGGGTGAGAGTCACCCTAGACATTACCACCCTGACTATCATGAGAATTTTACCAAGAGAAACGGATCCACTTGTGTATAATATGACCAGTTTTGAACAAGGTGAAATCACTTTTGATGGTATCGGTGGTCTAACGGATCAAATCAGAGAATTGAGAGAAGTTATAGAATTGCCATTGAAGAACccagaaatttttcaaagagttGGTATCAAACCTCCAAAAGGTGTGCTACTTTACGGACCACCTGGTACTGGTAAAACTTTATTGGCCAAGGCTGTTGCCGCCACAATTGGTGccaatttcattttctctCCTGCATCTGGTATTGTAGATAAATATATTGGTGAGTCTGCCCGTATTATCAGAGAAATGTTTGCATATGCAAAAGAACACGAGCCTTGTATCATCTTTATGGATGAGGTGGATGCTATTGGTGGTCGTAGATTCAGTGAAGGTACTTCAGCAGACCGTGAAATTCAACGTACTTTAATGGAGTTATTAACTCAGATGGATGGTTTTGATAATCTTGGACAAACCAAGATTATCATGGCTACAAACAGGCCAGATACTTTGGACCCTGCTTTGTTAAGGCCCGGTAGATTAGAcagaaaagttgaaattCCACTACCTAATGAAGCCGGTAGattggaaattttcaaaattcataCTGCAAAAGTCAAGAAAACAGGCGAATTTGACTTTGAGGCCGCTGTAAAAATGAGTGATGGTTTTAATGGTGCTGATATTCGTAATTGTGCAACTGAAGCCGGGTTCTTTGCGATAAGGGATGACCGTGATCACATAAACCCTGACGATTTAATGAAAGCCGTTAGAAAAGTAGCAGAAGTTAAGAAGTTGGAAGGTACTATAGAATACCAGAAATTATGA
- the GCD1 gene encoding translation initiation factor eIF2B subunit gamma (similar to Saccharomyces cerevisiae GCD1 (YOR260W); ancestral locus Anc_8.709) has protein sequence MSIQAFIFCGKGSSLAPFTQPDFPFQTQIKDSTTATNGDKLNDLVNNALDTTVINEFMQHSTRLPKALLPIGNRPMIEYVLDWCDQADFKEINVVAPVDEIELIESGLTSFLSLRKQQFQLIYKALSNSNHSHHLQDPKKINFIPSKANSTGESLQKELLPRIHGDFVLLPCDFVTDIPPQVLVDQFRNRDDNNLAMTIYYKNSLESSIDKKQQQKQKQQQFFTVYSENEDSEKQPILLDVYSQRDVTKTKYLQIRSHLLWNYPNLTVSTKLLNSFIYFCSFEICQLLKLSPQSMSRQASFKDPFTGSQQQHNPPTTDDDEDRNHDEDDDYKPPVACIQPTYFRKKNDLILDPINCNKSLSKVFRDLSRRSWQHSKPREPIGIFILPNETLFIRANNLNAYMDANRFVLKIKSQTMFTKNIQIQSNAIGADAIVDPKCQISTHSNVKMSVVSAQANIGSRCRVAGSLLFPGVHLGDEVILENCIIGPMAKIGSKCKLTNCYIEGHYVVESKNNFKGETLANVYLDEDEDDELVYDDSVIAGGSETAEESNSDERSDDDSDSEFTDEYEYEDDGLFER, from the coding sequence ATGTCCATACAAGCTTTTATCTTCTGCGGTAAAGGTTCTAGCTTGGCTCCCTTCACGCAGCCAGATTTTCCGTTTCAAACGCAGATCAAAGATAGCACAACTGCCACAAACGGTGATAAGCTCAATGATTTGGTCAATAATGCATTAGATACGACAGTCATAAATGAGTTCATGCAGCACTCCACACGGTTACCAAAGGCTCTTTTGCCCATCGGTAATAGGCCCATGATAGAATACGTTTTGGATTGGTGTGACCAAGCAGATTTCAAAGAGATCAATGTGGTCGCACCCGTTGACGAAATTGAATTAATTGAAAGTGGGCTGACCTCGTTTCTGTCCCTAAGAAAGCAACAGTTTCAGCTAATTTATAAGGCTTTATCGAATTCGAATCACAGTCATCACTTGCAGGATcctaaaaaaattaatttCATCCCTTCCAAAGCCAATTCTACAGGTGAGTCATTACAAAAGGAGCTATTGCCTAGAATCCATGGCGATTTTGTACTTTTGCCCTGTGACTTCGTCACTGATATACCTCCACAAGTCTTGGTCGATCAATTCAGGAATAGGGATGACAATAATCTAGCAATGACTATCTACTATAAAAATTCTTTGGAAAGCAGCATCGATAAAAAGCAACAGCAAAAGCAGAAGCAGCAGCAATTTTTCACCGTATATTCAGAAAATGAGGACTCGGAGAAACAGCCAATATTGTTGGACGTCTACTCTCAAAGGGACGTCACAAAGACCAAATATCTACAGATCAGATCTCATTTATTATGGAATTATCCAAACTTAACCGTATCCACTAAATTGCTGAATTCTTTCATTTACTTTTgctcttttgaaatttgtCAATTGTTGAAGTTGAGCCCTCAATCAATGTCAAGACAAGCTTCGTTTAAAGATCCTTTTACTGGAAGTCAGCAACAACACAATCCCCCAACAactgatgatgatgaagaccGCAATCAtgatgaagacgatgatTATAAGCCTCCAGTCGCATGTATCCAGCCCACTTACTTTAGGAAAAAGAACGACCTCATTTTGGACCCAATAAACTGTAATAAATCACTAAGTAAAGTCTTTAGAGATTTATCTCGTCGTTCATGGCAACATTCTAAACCCAGGGAACCAATAGGTATTTTCATTCTGCCAAATGAAACATTGTTCATCAGAGCTAATAATTTGAATGCTTACATGGACGCCAACAGATTTGTGTTGAAGATAAAATCTCAAACAATGTTCACGAAGAATATACAAATTCAATCCAACGCTATTGGTGCTGATGCTATCGTAGACCCTAAATGCCAGATCTCAACCCACAGTAATGTCAAGATGTCTGTTGTCAGTGCTCAGGCTAATATCGGTTCTAGATGTCGTGTTGCAGGGTCTCTTTTGTTTCCTGGAGTTCATCTGGGTGACGAAGtaattttggaaaattgtATCATTGGACCCATGGCAAAAATCGGTTCTAAATGTAAACTCACCAATTGTTATATTGAAGGTCATTATGTTGTGGAGTCTAAAAATAACTTTAAAGGTGAGACTTTAGCCAATGTTTATttggatgaagatgaagatgacgagTTAGTATATGATGATAGTGTCATCGCTGGCGGAAGTGAAACCGCAGAGGAATCTAACAGTGATGAGAGAAGCGATGATGACTCTGATAGTGAATTTACCGATGAGTATGAATACGAAGATGATGGGTTATTTGAACGTTGA
- the RPN8 gene encoding proteasome regulatory particle lid subunit RPN8 (similar to Saccharomyces cerevisiae RPN8 (YOR261C); ancestral locus Anc_8.711) produces MSLQHEKVTIAPLVLLSALDHYERTQTKENKRCVGVILGDASSSTIRVTNSFALPFEEDEKNPDVWFLDHNYIENMNEMCKKINAKEKLIGWYHSGPKLRASDLKINELFKKYTQNNPLLLIVDVKQQGVGLPTDAYVAIEQVKDDGTSTEKTFLHLPCTIEAEEAEEIGVEHLLRDVRDQAAGGLSIRLTNQLKSLKGLQSKLKDVVEYLDKVVNKELPINHTILGKLQDVFNLLPNLGTPDEDEMNIEDHDTIKISNNLQKALTVKTNDELMIIYISNLVRSIIAFDDLIENKIQNKKIQEQRIKEKQSKESDDIESGDKEAAAPSIQQKNKKN; encoded by the coding sequence ATGTCCTTACAACACGAAAAAGTTACCATTGCACCACTGGTCTTACTATCCGCTTTAGACCATTACGAACGTACACAAacaaaagagaacaaaagaTGCGTTGGTGTCATTTTGGGTGATGCTAGTAGCTCCACTATTAGGGTCACTAATTCTTTTGCCTTGCCATTCGAGGAAGATGAGAAAAACCCTGACGTATGGTTTTTAGATCATAATTATATTGAAAACATGAATGAAATGTGCAAGAAAATTAATGCGAAGGAAAAGTTAATAGGTTGGTATCATAGTGGTCCTAAATTAAGAGCTTCTGATCTCAAGATCAATGAActgttcaaaaaatatactCAAAATAATCCACTATTATTAATTGTTGATGTAAAACAACAGGGTGTTGGTTTACCAACAGATGCATATGTCGCCATTGAACAAGTTAAAGATGACGGTACATCCACAGAAAAGACGTTTCTGCATTTACCTTGTACTATTGAAGCGGaagaagcagaagaaattgGTGTAGAACACTTACTAAGAGACGTGCGTGATCAGGCAGCAGGTGGTTTATCTATCAGGTTGACCAACCAATTAAAATCTCTGAAAGGATTACAAAGCAAATTAAAAGATGTTGTTGAGTATCTAGACAAAGTCGTTAATAAAGAATTACCAATAAACCATACTATATTGGGTAAGCTACAAGATGTTTTTAATCTTTTACCAAATCTTGGAACACccgatgaagatgaaatgaaTATAGAAGACCACGATACAATCAAGATTTCAAACAATTTACAAAAGGCTTTAACTGTAAAGACTAACGACGAATTGATGATCATATACATAAGCAATTTGGTTAGGTCAATTATCGCGTTTGATGATCTgattgaaaacaaaatacagaacaaaaaaattcaggaacaaagaataaaggaaaaacaatCAAAAGAATCAGACGACATTGAGAGCGGTGACAAAGAAGCCGCTGCACCATCGATtcaacaaaagaacaagaagaactaa
- the GPN2 gene encoding GTPase GPN2 (similar to Saccharomyces cerevisiae YOR262W; ancestral locus Anc_8.712), with the protein MPFAQIVIGPPGSGKSTYCNGCSQFFNAIGRHSQVVNMDPANDALPYPCAVDIRDFITLEEIMQEQQLGPNGGLMYAVESLDKSIDLFLLQIKSLVEEEKAYLVFDCPGQVELFTHHSSLFNIFKKMEKELDMRFCVINLIDCFYMTSPSQYVSILLLALRSMLMMDLPHINVFSKIDMLKSYGELPFRLDYYTEVQDLDYLEPYIEKEGSSVLGKKYNKLTDAIKELVSDFNLVSFEVLSVDDKESMINLQGVIDKANGYIFGASEVGGDTVWAEASREGALLTSYDIQDRWIDNKEKYDKEEEEKRVILLKEQELQNKAVDVNEDDEWESALKEWEEKQGMDFVR; encoded by the coding sequence ATGCCGTTTGCTCAGATTGTTATTGGCCCACCGGGTTCAGGCAAGTCCACTTATTGTAACGGCTGCTCACAGTTCTTCAATGCCATTGGGAGACATTCTCAGGTGGTGAACATGGATCCCGCTAATGATGCTTTGCCTTATCCTTGTGCTGTGGATATCAGAGATTTTATAACGTTGGAAGAGATTATGCAAGAGCAACAGTTAGGCCCCAATGGTGGTTTAATGTATGCAGTCGAATCCTTGGATAAGTCTATtgatttgtttttattacaGATCAAATCGCttgtagaagaagaaaaagccTATCTTGTATTCGACTGTCCAGGCCAGGTCGAGTTATTTACTCATCACTCATCCTTATTCAATATATTTAAGAAAATGGAGAAAGAATTGGACATGAGGTTCTGTGTAATAAACTTGATTGACTGTTTTTACATGACGTCACCCTCACAATATGTCTCAATTTTACTGCTTGCACTAAGATCCATGTTGATGATGGATCTGCCCCACATAAATGTTTTTTCTAAGATAGATATGTTGAAATCATATGGAGAACTACCATTTAGACTAGATTATTATACAGAGGTACAGGATCTAGATTATTTGGAACCgtatattgaaaaagaaggctCTAGTGTATTAGGAAAGAAATACAATAAGTTGACCGACGCAATCAAAGAGCTTGTTTCTGATTTTAACTTGGTTTCCTTTGAGGTTTTGTCCGTGGATGACAAAGAAAGTATGATAAATCTCCAGGGTGTGATTGATAAAGCAAATGGCTACATATTTGGTGCGTCTGAGGTTGGTGGTGATACAGTGTGGGCAGAGGCTTCTAGGGAAGGTGCTCTTTTAACAAGTTACGATATTCAAGATAGGTGGATAGATAATAAGGAAAAGTatgacaaagaagaagaagagaaacgTGTAATCTTGTTAAAAGAGCAAGAGCTGCAAAATAAAGCAGTTGACGTGAATGAAGACGATGAGTGGGAAAGTGCGCTCAAGGAAtgggaagaaaaacaaggtATGGATTTTGTTAGATAG